The genomic interval GTATTTAATATGAAAAAGATTTTCCTGACTTTCGCAGTCGCGATATTCGCGGTTTCGGCATGGGCAGAAGGAACCCCCAAGAAGCCGAGTTTTGCAGGATTCGTCTCGAACGGTTTCTGGGATAATTGGGAGATATCGGCCGGTTTGGGTGCCGGTACGGCATTTTCGAACGGTGGGAACCTGGGAGCCCGCAGCGAGCGTTTCGGGTTCGAGGGCAACGTGTCGCTGACGAAGTGGCTGCATCCGGTTGTCGGAGTCCGCGGACAGTTGCAGGGCGGCTGGTTCAACAACTTCGATGCGGATCTGGGCAAGATGTCGTGGCCGTACTTGTTCGTTCACACGGACGTGATGGTCAACCTCTCGAACTGGATCGGCGGCTATCGTGAGGATCGTGCCTGGTATGGCGTGCCGTTTGCCGGTTTCGGTTATATGGCGTCGAACTTCACCGATGGCAGCCAGCGTGACAACCACAGCGGTACGAATCAGGAGTTCGCCTTTACGGCGGGTTTGCTGAACAAGTTCCGCCTGTCGCCGTCGTTCGACTTCAACCTCGAACTGAAGGGCCTTCTGGCCAAATCGGATATTTGCCCGGCCGGCATGAACGGTGCCTACCTCTTCGGGTTTACGGCAACCGCCGGTATCACCTATCGCTTCAACCAGCGCGGCTGGGAGCGTGGCGTCCCGGGATATACGGCCGAGGATATTCGGGCTTTCCAGGATGCCGTGGCTTCGGGTAATGCGGCTCTGAAGGCTGCGAAGGATGAGAATGCCCGTCTGAACGAGCAGTTGACGGCTGCCCAGGCTGCTGCTAAGGCCGCCGAGAAGGCTGCCGCGCAGGCTGAGGCCAAAGCCGCAGCCGAGGCTCGGAAGGTGAATACTTCGGCTCCGACTTCGATTATCTTCTACGATTACAGCATGTCGAAACTCACGGCGAAGGACAAGACGCGCCTGGAGCTGACCGCCGATCTGATCAAGAACGGTCCGAAGGATCGGGTTTACACGATCCAGGGCCACGCCGACCAGCAGACGGGTACGGCTGCCGGGAACAAGCGGGTTGCCGAGAACCGTGCGAAGAATGTCTACGACTTCCTGGTTAAATGCGGTGTGAACCCCAAGCAGCTCACCTACGAGGGCCTGGGCAACGAGCCGGATGTCTACAAGAACAACCAGAAGGCCAACCGCTCGGTAATCATCAAGTAACCGATACGGATGTCCCTTTTCAGAAAATGCTCCCCGCTTTTGGGGAGCATTTTTTTTGGTAGGCAGGGGTGGCGGCGATGCGGTGAAAGGATGGGGAAACGGGGGCGCGGAGAGTTGCAAGAGGGGAGGGGTATCCTGTTGTCACATGTCCGGCGGGAGGTTGGTGCGGGCCCGGGTCAGCGGATGATGACGGCATTGACCAGTTGGACTCCGGAACGCCGGTTAATCTCCTCCTTGAGTGCCTCCCGCTGGTAGAAAAGCTCGGAACGCACGACACTCGACTGGATCCGGACATACAGAATCCGCTTTTCGAGCCGCAACTCGGTTGTCAGATCCGCCACACGGTCTCCGACGATCTCCCGCCACGTATCGGGGAGTTTCCCTTCGGCGACCCTCGCGGCGACATAGGGGCGTTTGAAGAACTCGTCCAGCAGGTCGCCCATCAGTATGGTTTTCGTGCGTCTCATTCGTGTGCCGGTTGGGTCGGTTTCCCGGACGGGTTCTCGGATAGTTCTTCGGACGGTTCCTTCGCTCCGGCATCCCGGGTGACGTCGCCGTCGGTTACGGTAAAGAGCGCGTAGTCCCCACCGGCCCGATCGAGAATCCGCTTCAGCCGCGTGGGGTTGCAGTCGGAGATGAAAATCTGCCCGAAGGTTTCGGCCGATACCAGGCGGATCAGTTGCTCGACCCGTCCGGCATCGAGTTTGTCGAAGAGGTCGTCCAGCAGCAGGATGGGATGCTCGTGCTTCTCCTCGGCGACAATGGCGTACTGGGCGAGTTTCAGGGCGATCAGGAAGGATTTCTGCTGCCCCTGCGATCCGTATTTCCGCAGGGGGTAGCCTCCGATCTTCAGCACCAGGTCGTCGCGGTGGATGCCTGCGGTGGTGAATTCGTTGACGAGATCCCGCTGCCGGGCATTCTGCAGTACCTCCTCGAAGGGCCGTTCGTTCAATTCGGACTTGTAGAGGAGTTCGACCTGTTCGCAGTCTCCGGAGAGCGTGCGGTAGTATTCCGCCACGACGGGCTGCAGCCGCTGGACAAACTCCCGGCGGCGATCATGGATTTTGTTCCCGTGTTCGCAGAGCTGGCGGTCGTAGATCTGCAGCATCGTTTCGTCGGGCTGCATCTTGAGCAGGCGGTTGCGCTCGGCCAGGACGGCGTTGTAACGCATGACGGCCTGCAGGTAGGGGCGGTCGAGCTGCGCGATGAAGGCATTGAGGTAACGGCGCCGTTCATCCGCTGCGTCGGAGATCAGGGCGCTGTCGGCCGGGGAGACGATCACCGCGGGGATCAGACCCACATGGTCCGCAAGCCGTTCGTATACCTTTCCGTTCCGTTTGAGGACCTTGCCGCCCTTGCGGGAGAAGGAGCAGACGATGCTTTCGCTCTTTCCGGAGTCGGTGGCGTATGCGCCGTCCGCAAGGAAGAAGTCGGCATCGTGCCGGACGCTCTGTCCGTCGGTCATCTGCAGGGCGGATTTGCACATCGAGAGGTAGTAAACGGCATCGATGATGTTCGTTTTTCCGGCTCCGTTGTCCCCCACCAGCGCATTGATTCCGGGACAGAAGGCGAGTTCCACCTGTCGGATGTTTTTGAAATTCAGCAGCGCTAATTTTTTCAGGTACATAAGGCAAAAATACAAAAAATCCGGACACGACCTTGTACATTGTGAATAGTTTTGTATCTTTGCAGACTATCGTACGGATTATAAACTAAAAACACGGATAACACTATGGCAAAAAAGAATGTCGCCGAACCGGAAACCCTC from uncultured Alistipes sp. carries:
- the recF gene encoding DNA replication/repair protein RecF (All proteins in this family for which functions are known are DNA-binding proteins that assist the filamentation of RecA onto DNA for the initiation of recombination or recombinational repair.), with the translated sequence MYLKKLALLNFKNIRQVELAFCPGINALVGDNGAGKTNIIDAVYYLSMCKSALQMTDGQSVRHDADFFLADGAYATDSGKSESIVCSFSRKGGKVLKRNGKVYERLADHVGLIPAVIVSPADSALISDAADERRRYLNAFIAQLDRPYLQAVMRYNAVLAERNRLLKMQPDETMLQIYDRQLCEHGNKIHDRRREFVQRLQPVVAEYYRTLSGDCEQVELLYKSELNERPFEEVLQNARQRDLVNEFTTAGIHRDDLVLKIGGYPLRKYGSQGQQKSFLIALKLAQYAIVAEEKHEHPILLLDDLFDKLDAGRVEQLIRLVSAETFGQIFISDCNPTRLKRILDRAGGDYALFTVTDGDVTRDAGAKEPSEELSENPSGKPTQPAHE
- a CDS encoding DUF721 domain-containing protein translates to MLMGDLLDEFFKRPYVAARVAEGKLPDTWREIVGDRVADLTTELRLEKRILYVRIQSSVVRSELFYQREALKEEINRRSGVQLVNAVIIR
- a CDS encoding OmpA family protein, which translates into the protein MKKIFLTFAVAIFAVSAWAEGTPKKPSFAGFVSNGFWDNWEISAGLGAGTAFSNGGNLGARSERFGFEGNVSLTKWLHPVVGVRGQLQGGWFNNFDADLGKMSWPYLFVHTDVMVNLSNWIGGYREDRAWYGVPFAGFGYMASNFTDGSQRDNHSGTNQEFAFTAGLLNKFRLSPSFDFNLELKGLLAKSDICPAGMNGAYLFGFTATAGITYRFNQRGWERGVPGYTAEDIRAFQDAVASGNAALKAAKDENARLNEQLTAAQAAAKAAEKAAAQAEAKAAAEARKVNTSAPTSIIFYDYSMSKLTAKDKTRLELTADLIKNGPKDRVYTIQGHADQQTGTAAGNKRVAENRAKNVYDFLVKCGVNPKQLTYEGLGNEPDVYKNNQKANRSVIIK